The Sphaerochaeta sp. sequence TAGCCGTTGGCTCCACGCTGGTCGCCATTGGGGCGGTCGTCATGGTTGCCATTGACACCAGCGGCAAAGGATGGTTTCTTTCCTGGGGACTTACCGGGGTGCCAGCCTATTTTCTGGCCATAATCCTGGGTCTTGCCGTCGGTTTCGTACTAGGAGAATTGACCGGACTGTTGATCACCAAAGGAAAAATTCCACCGTTCATCGCCACGTTGGGTACGATGAAGATCTGCCGCTCCGTCACGCAACAGTTCATGCAGGGATACAATCCGGTTGTGCCCAAAGGATTTCTGAAAATCGCAAGTACGGAAATTGGAGGCCAGATGGTCATGCCGATCATCTACTGGCTGATCCTCGCCTGGATCCTAAATCTCGTCGCCAAACATACGGCGTTCGGCAGGCATGTGTATGCCGTCGGATCCAATGAGCGGGCGGCCAAACTGTCCGGTATCAACGTCCAACGCGTCAAACGGCTGGTGTACATGTTGATCGGCGTCCTCGTCGCCGTCTCTTCCATCCTGCAGGTCTCACGTATCGGCGCGATGGACTACGCCAACGCGGGAAGCGGATATGAAATGGATGCCATCGCCGCCGTCATCGTCGGAGGCACCAGCATGTCCGGAGGCCGGGGCACCATCGGAGGCACGGTCCTTGGCGTGTTGATCATTGCCGTTATGAACAATCTCCTCAACTTGTTGGGAGTCCCCCCATTCCTTCGGGAGGCATTCAAGGGAATCATCGTCATCTGCGCCGTGTTGCTGCAGAAAAAAGAGAAAAACTAGGAGTCACCTATGGTAGGCATTGGAATCATTGGCTGTGGAAAGATCACACAGGTCAGGCATGTACCGGAATATCAGGAGAATCCCGACGCGAAGATCATCGGCATCACAGACACCAACAAGGAACGGGCGGTAGAACTGGCCAAACGTATTGGTTGCAGGTCGTATGACTCTGCGGACGAACTCCTCTCCGATCGTTCCATCGATGCCGTCAGCGTCTGCACGGCGAATTTCACCCATGCCGAGTTGACCATCAAAGCACTACGTTCCGGCAAACACGTCCTGTGCGAGAAACCGATGGCCACCACTCTGGAGGAATGCGAACTGATGGTCAAGGAAGCGGACAAGGCTGACAAGTTCCTGATGATCGGACAGAATCAGCGTCTGGCAAAAGCCCATATCCGGGCGAAAGAACTGCTGGGACAGGGGGCTATCGGTAAAGTCATCACGTTCCGGACCACCTTCGGTCATGGGGGACCGGAAACTTGGAGCATTGATCCCGGGAAAAACGTCTGGTTCTTTGACAAGCAGAAGTCGGTGATGGGTGCCATGGCGGACCTGGGCATCCACAAGACAGATCTCATCCAGTACCTCCTCGGGACGCACGTGGTGAAAACGCAGGCGGTGCTTGCCACGCTGGACAAGAAAGACGCACAGGGGAATCCCATCGGCGTGGATGACAACGCCATCTGTATCTATACGATGCAGAACGGAATCATCGGCACGATGACGGCAAGCTGGACGTTTTACGGCAAGGAAGACAACAGTACCATTCTGTATGGGACCGAAGGCATCATGCGCATCTACGATGACCCCACCTACTCCATCGTCATCATCCGCAAGAACGGAGAGAAAACGCTGTACAACATCGATGCCATCCAAACCAACGATCATCAGACAAAAAGCGGCATCATTGACGCATTCGTCGAACATGTACAGCAAGGGACACAACCGGAGATCAGCGGGAAATCGGTGCTCTCCGCCATGCGGGCGGTGTTCGCCAGCATCCAGTCCTCACAGACAGGGAAGGCGATCACCATCAAGGAGGATTGAGATGAAGCTCGGATTTGTATCAGCAATTCTGGACCAAGAAGATTTCCATGGCGTCATCACCACAGCACACGATTTGGGGTTTTCCTGCGTCGAGGTGGCCTGCTGGCCTCATGAGGCGGCGGAGCGAAGATATGCGGGGGTCTGCCACATCGATACGGAAGCGCTCGATAAGAAACAGGCAAACGAAATCCTTTCGCTTTGCGAAGCCCAGCAGGTTTTCATCTCCGCGCTCGCCTACTACCCCAACCCGCTGGATCCAGATGAAGCCAAACGAAAACGGGTCATCGCCCATTTATACTCCGTCATTGAAGCAGCGCAGATGCTCAACGTGAATCTGGTCACCTCATTCATCGGCAGAAACCAGTATCTCTCCGTGGAAAAGAATCTGGAACTGATACGCGCCATCTGGCCACCAATCGCCCGGTTCGCCGAGGATCATGGGGTGAAGATCGCCATCGAAAACTGTCCGATGTTGTTCGATCATAACCAGTGGCCAGGCGGACAGAACCTGTTCACCAGTCCGGAACTCTGGAAAGCCTGCATGGAGATCATCAATTCTCCGAACCTTGGCATCAATTATGACCCCAGTCACTTTGTTTGGCAACAGATGGATTACCTGACACCGATCCATACGTTCAAGGATAAACTGTTCCACATCCATTTCAAAGACATCAAACTGGAATGGGAGAAGCTGGCGCGGACGGGTGTACTGGCCTATCCCCTCTCCTACATGACGCCGAAGATACCCGGATTGGGGGATGTAGACTGGGGAAAATTCGTCAGCGCCCTGACTGATATCGGATACCACGGACCGGCATGCATCGAAGTGGAGGACCGTTCGTTTGAGGGGTCGAAAGAACGTGTTTGGGAGAGTCTTAGGCTTTCCAAACGGTATCTTTCCCAATTCGTTCCGGAGGTGTGACATGAAGGAACGGATCATCGCCGTCAACTCCAACACCTACCATGGATTCAGCATTCAGGATGCGGTGAAAGGAATCGTCGCTGCAGGCTTCCATGCCATTGAGCTTACTGCCACCAAAGGATGGACGGAGCACGTGTTCCCCACGATGAGCTTCCACCAGCTTTGCGCCATCAGGGAGCTGCTGGCGAATCATGGACTTGCCGTCATCGCGCTCTCTGGCCATTGCAATCTGATGGATCCTCAACGCATCCCGGATTTTATCGACAACATTCGTCTGGCCGATTTCTTCGGCGCACGGACCATCGTCTCCTCGGTTGGGGAAGCACATCTGAAGAACCGGACAACCAGTTCAGAATCGGTGCTTCTGGAGAATCTGCGGGGATTGTTGCCGATTCTTAAGCAGTATGGCATTCAATTGGTGCTGGAAACCCATGGGACGGAAGGGACAGGAACCGCCATTGACAAGATCGTAACCGCTCTTGACTCTTCTTCTGTTGGCATCGCATACGATACGGCCAATGTGATCTTCTACGGCGGCGTGAAGGATTTGGCCGATCTCTCTTCCTGTGTGGAAGCGGTCCGCTACGTACATTTGAAGGATAAAGCCGGAGCTTCCAGCGAATGGAATTTCCCTGCGTTGGGAGACGGGTATGTGGATATTCCCGGCATCCTGGGATTGCTGGATCAACGAAACAACTCCTCCCCGCTGAGCATTGAAATAGAATTCACCCCGGAAACGCGCTCATTGGAAACCGTCAACCAAGCGGTCCAGCGTTCCGCGACGTATCTGGGCTGTATGGGATACCGCCTATGACCACCATCGCATTAGTCGGAACAGGAGGTATGGGGGCGGTACATTACGCCAATTGGCAACACATCGAAGGCGCAAAAATTGTTGCGGTTGTCGGTCACGGACAGACAGATCAGGACAAGGCGTTGGCATGGGGCGTGCCATTCTTTGAACGGCTTTCCGATGCCAACGCGTGGACCATGTTTTCCGTGGTGGACATCTGTACACCTACATTCCTCCATGCTCAGATCATTCGGGAAGCGTTAATGTTGGGAAAGCATGTAATTTGCGAAAAACCGCTGACTCTTTCCTCCTCTGAAGCGGAAGATTTGTACCGGCAAGCGGCCTTGATCGGAAAACAACTCTATACCGCGCAGGTCCTTCAGTTCACCAAAGCGGTTTCCACCCTACACAGGTTGGTCGAGGAACACCGATGGGGGGATGTATGTTCAGCCCACTTTGTCCGCCTATCGGAAGCTCCAGCATGGAGTTCCGGCGGATGGTTGTTCGACAAAACCCAAAGTGGGTTGATCCCCTTTGATCTGCACATCCATGACCTGGATGTGATCATCAGCTTGTTCGGAGCGCCACAGGAAGCGACGATGTACCCCACGGGGGATCCTGAAAGCCATATTAGTTTCCGCTACCGGTATCCCTCCCGTCTGGTCACCGCCGAAGCTGCCTGGTACCACGCTAAATTCCCATTCACCGCTACGTGGCGCGTAGAGTTCGATCACGCCGTAGCCGTCAATACGGGAAACGAGGTGATCGTGTACCCGGAGGATGAATTCCCCATCCATTACGACACCAGTGACCCGGTGGTGGTCTCCACCGGCATCAATGTCCCTCCGACCGGCTGGTACTACAATGAACTTTCCCATTTTCTTTCCTGCATCCAACAGGATATCCCCTCTCCGCTGGTACCCAAAGACCGGATCATTACCGTACTTCGTACCATCGAGGAAATGGAACAGGAGCTGCTCACTTCCCCGGCGTTGAGGCGACCAGCGTCCCACCTTCCATCTCCACCGACGGGGTGACAGCGACCACCGCCTTGGGGTCTGCCTGATGGATCAAATCCTTGGCAAAGGGAACCAACTTGCGTTTGACGGTCATCAGCAGTACGGTTCTGCCACACTGATCCCTGCCACTCGCGTGGAAGCGGGTCATGGCGAAACCTTTGGACCGAAGGAGCGCCTCGGCGGTCTTTGCCTGTTCCTCTTCCATGAAGATCACGGAGAGCATGCTGGTGCCGAAGGCAAGTTTCGCCTCAATCCAGGAACCGACAATCTGTCCCAGGGAGAACGCGGCGATCAACAGGAACACCCGAAGAGGATCGCTGGCGAAATCACTCAGCACGTTGGCTGTGATGACCACCCAGAACGTGAACTCCAACGCGGCGCAGAGCGCCCCGGTGATCCGTTGCCCTTTGATGATCAACTGGGAACGCAACGTGGCAAGGGAAACTTCGATCAGCTTCCCGAAAAACACCACGGCATACACCCAAACCGAATGCCCCTGCAAAAATTGTTCCATTGCGCCCAGCATCACCCACCCTCCTCCATCCGGCCGTCCGGCCGGAGATGCCTTCAGATTCTTTCTTGATTGATTGTCCGCTCACCATAGCAGGTTTTCACCCAGGGCGCAAGCATCACACCACCTTCCAGCGGATCGTCCGGAGAAGCGGACCAGCGTCCTCCAGATCGACCCATGCCACGCCCGCTGGAGCCGGGGATCGGTCACCGGAATCTCCTCAACCGTAGCCGAATCATTCCCTCGGTCTCCTACCGCGCCCAAGGTACCGAACCGAATGGCATTTCCTTGGATCGATGGCTTTTCCTGGCTGACCAAGGTGAGAATTCCTTCCGCTCCGTCCATTTCATCCATGACCTGAAGGCTCTCGCTCATATCCACCGTCCGGTGGTAGGAAAACCCTTCCTTGGCAGGATACAATCCGGACAGATCCATGGTGATCACCTTGCCGTGTTGGACAAGCGGTGGTTCCTTGCCATCGGAGCTCTGTTCCCCGCCTTCCGGGTTGGCCACGTTGTGCCATGGGGAACGCATCGTCCAGATGGTGTACCGTTGGGGTGAGAACGTCAGTTTGGTGTACGTCTCCACGCCGATGTCGATGAGCAGCGGCTCGCCCTCCTTGAAGACGATCACCGAACCACCATCGTTGTGCTGGTGGCTGCCGCCATTGGCGCTGGCCTTCAGAGAAACAGCCAGGTTCCCCTGCTTGGAGACAAACAGCCGGCAGGACGGATACTCCACCCAGTCCGGTTCTGGA is a genomic window containing:
- a CDS encoding ABC transporter permease; translation: MSTRAEKQGIITWFRRNWAEHPLFSTAFALVVMILFQTLALGFDFPTFGRWLSTWCQNWINILRNNANIGVIALGMTFVIISGGIELAVGSTLVAIGAVVMVAIDTSGKGWFLSWGLTGVPAYFLAIILGLAVGFVLGELTGLLITKGKIPPFIATLGTMKICRSVTQQFMQGYNPVVPKGFLKIASTEIGGQMVMPIIYWLILAWILNLVAKHTAFGRHVYAVGSNERAAKLSGINVQRVKRLVYMLIGVLVAVSSILQVSRIGAMDYANAGSGYEMDAIAAVIVGGTSMSGGRGTIGGTVLGVLIIAVMNNLLNLLGVPPFLREAFKGIIVICAVLLQKKEKN
- a CDS encoding Gfo/Idh/MocA family oxidoreductase, with protein sequence MVGIGIIGCGKITQVRHVPEYQENPDAKIIGITDTNKERAVELAKRIGCRSYDSADELLSDRSIDAVSVCTANFTHAELTIKALRSGKHVLCEKPMATTLEECELMVKEADKADKFLMIGQNQRLAKAHIRAKELLGQGAIGKVITFRTTFGHGGPETWSIDPGKNVWFFDKQKSVMGAMADLGIHKTDLIQYLLGTHVVKTQAVLATLDKKDAQGNPIGVDDNAICIYTMQNGIIGTMTASWTFYGKEDNSTILYGTEGIMRIYDDPTYSIVIIRKNGEKTLYNIDAIQTNDHQTKSGIIDAFVEHVQQGTQPEISGKSVLSAMRAVFASIQSSQTGKAITIKED
- a CDS encoding sugar phosphate isomerase/epimerase; protein product: MKLGFVSAILDQEDFHGVITTAHDLGFSCVEVACWPHEAAERRYAGVCHIDTEALDKKQANEILSLCEAQQVFISALAYYPNPLDPDEAKRKRVIAHLYSVIEAAQMLNVNLVTSFIGRNQYLSVEKNLELIRAIWPPIARFAEDHGVKIAIENCPMLFDHNQWPGGQNLFTSPELWKACMEIINSPNLGINYDPSHFVWQQMDYLTPIHTFKDKLFHIHFKDIKLEWEKLARTGVLAYPLSYMTPKIPGLGDVDWGKFVSALTDIGYHGPACIEVEDRSFEGSKERVWESLRLSKRYLSQFVPEV
- a CDS encoding sugar phosphate isomerase/epimerase, translated to MKERIIAVNSNTYHGFSIQDAVKGIVAAGFHAIELTATKGWTEHVFPTMSFHQLCAIRELLANHGLAVIALSGHCNLMDPQRIPDFIDNIRLADFFGARTIVSSVGEAHLKNRTTSSESVLLENLRGLLPILKQYGIQLVLETHGTEGTGTAIDKIVTALDSSSVGIAYDTANVIFYGGVKDLADLSSCVEAVRYVHLKDKAGASSEWNFPALGDGYVDIPGILGLLDQRNNSSPLSIEIEFTPETRSLETVNQAVQRSATYLGCMGYRL
- a CDS encoding Gfo/Idh/MocA family oxidoreductase, encoding MGAVHYANWQHIEGAKIVAVVGHGQTDQDKALAWGVPFFERLSDANAWTMFSVVDICTPTFLHAQIIREALMLGKHVICEKPLTLSSSEAEDLYRQAALIGKQLYTAQVLQFTKAVSTLHRLVEEHRWGDVCSAHFVRLSEAPAWSSGGWLFDKTQSGLIPFDLHIHDLDVIISLFGAPQEATMYPTGDPESHISFRYRYPSRLVTAEAAWYHAKFPFTATWRVEFDHAVAVNTGNEVIVYPEDEFPIHYDTSDPVVVSTGINVPPTGWYYNELSHFLSCIQQDIPSPLVPKDRIITVLRTIEEMEQELLTSPALRRPASHLPSPPTG
- a CDS encoding DUF5698 domain-containing protein, which encodes MLGAMEQFLQGHSVWVYAVVFFGKLIEVSLATLRSQLIIKGQRITGALCAALEFTFWVVITANVLSDFASDPLRVFLLIAAFSLGQIVGSWIEAKLAFGTSMLSVIFMEEEQAKTAEALLRSKGFAMTRFHASGRDQCGRTVLLMTVKRKLVPFAKDLIHQADPKAVVAVTPSVEMEGGTLVASTPGK